The Bacteroidia bacterium genomic interval CAAACTTGGTATCCAAATCGTATAATACGTAACTGAATTCCAGGTTAGGGTTTAAGAATTCAGGTAAAGTTTAATCGTGGGAGTTATAGAGTTGGAATTTCAGAAATGGTAAGAAAAAACTATTCGTTCTATAAACGGATCAAAATCCATGTCGTAAAAATGGCTGTTTCTACGTTCTACTCCATGATTATTAAGTATAGTGACTCGAGAGGTGTTATATAAAATTTTCACACCTCCTTCGAAAGCGATTGATAGGTTATCAGATAGTGGCACCTCAATGCCGAAAAAGGGTTGGACGCCACAGCTAATAATATTGGCTCGAACTTCTTCCAGTGTGGCACTTTCAATTCCATTACGATCAAGTGAATCTCTTCTCAAATAGCCAAAGTGATTACCTAAATATATATCGGAGCCATAATAGACTTGCGCGGATCCAAAATTTTGTCTGAATTCAATTCCTGAACGAAGACTGATATTCCCTTCCTTTACCGTACGAACTCTTTGGGTGCTAATTGAATCAAGATTGGCATAGTAGCCTTGAAGATATTGGCCTACACGTCCATAGCTACCGCTTACTCTAAAGGCATATCTTTCAAACCGCCTTTTGTAAATCACTTCGAGACTAGGCCGGGCATCATCACCGCTTATAAGGGTTTGCACCAGAAAATGAGCATTGATCCCTAGTTGATTGTGCGCTGGTTGATGCTTCATGGAGTCGACCGTTTGGGCAGTTGCGGAATAACCTGTTAATGTGCAGCAGAAGCAAAGGACTAGGCGAATCATATAAACTTAAGTTTTGCGGATACCCATCCAAATTAATCATTTTTTAGCCTCATTAAAAAATTTCTGTGAAAATAATTGTGCTCCTCAGAAAAATAAGAAATGAGAGATTATAGGAGACCATAATTTACTTCTGCTTAGCGTTTCTTCTTCAATGCCCTCTGTCAATCTAACCTTTTACCATTCAGCTTGTGGGTCAAGTTGATAAACCTCAGTCATCTCAGTAAGCATTGGCTTGAGATACTCAGTATGGTAAGCATTCCGTCCACCAATGGAAGGTTCCGTAAAATCACCTTTCGGTATTTCCAGGTTTGCTGATTTCAATGCAGAGGTGATGGTTTTCAACCAACTGGCTTTCAAGGCTTCTTCCCCTTCAAAGATGCCTTCACTAATTATAATATCCTCATATTCACTTTGCTCAAAAATTCCTAAGGCGAGAGGAAATGCATCATTGAGGGCAGATTGCAAGCGCCCCCGGCTTTCTTCGTTTGCCTTGGCCAATTGCTGTACCCAGGTATTGGCGTGAAAAACGTGGTATTTTATCTCTCCACGATATTTTATAGCCAAATCTGCAAGGGGTTGAAAACTGGAGCCTGCCAACATACTGAAGCGAATCAGTTCTGAATGGTCAAAAAGGAAGTGACGAATTAAGCTGAAATCATATTCGCCAATGGGCATCTCTACCAAATGGCAGCAACGAAAATCCTTTTCTGTGCGATGAAAGGCAATTTCGTCAGGTTCAGCCTCTCCTAGTTGATGAAGGATCGTATAAATATTCCTGGCGTGGCCGATTTTATCCTGAGCTATCGAAGAAAACGCAATATCCTCTTCAAGCACGGGTCCCAAACCCGTCCATTCTGAATTACGATGCCCGATGATGAGTTGGTCGTCTGCCATTTTATACAGAAGCTCCTTCAGTGCCTGTGTTTTTTTGGGATCATCCATTGAGTTTTTTCTTTTTGTATTCCGCTATTTTCTCACGTACTTTATATTCTCCTGGTTCACGATGAACTTTTTCGGGGGTAGTGGAGAACATATCAGTATCATCATAGGAGGTAGCAAAAATGTCGGTGGATTTAACCACCCAGATATTAGAAGTTTGTCCGCGTCTTCCAAACTGCTCCTTCGCCAGTACCAATGCCATTTCCCCGTTTGGAGCATGCAGAATACCGGAATGCTTATGCTGTTCCCCTCGTTTTTTTTGATGAAACACCTCATAAGTCTGCCAGTTATCCATCGGACTTAATGATACTTCGCTCTCCGGCAAATTCAACCGGTTCACTCTTGGGTCGAAAGAAATTTCTTTCATTTTTTAATTAAATTTTGAGGTACCAAAAGATATTAATGTGTTTTTCATTTTACGCAAAAGGAACTACATATTTCTCCTGCGGATCAAGCAAAGCCTTTCGAACCCAACGGCCATGCTCCTCAGCCCAGGAGCGTACTGCTAGGCGTTCATGATTGCAGGGGCCATTCCCTTTGATTACTTCATAAAATTCATCCCAGTCCGGGTCGCTGAATTCCCATTCTCCACTATCAGGATTTTTCTTCAAATTCTGGTCAGGTAACGTGAGGCCCAACTCCCAAACCCGTGGGACATAAGTATTGAGAAATTGTTGGCGCATATCATCATTGGTGGCCATTTTTACTTTCCAGCGCATTAGCTTTTCCGTATGAACTGACATTTTATCGGGAGGTCCAAAGAAGTGCATAATTGGCTTCCACCAGCGGTTTAGGGCGTCCTGTAGCATCTGGCGCTGATTTTCAGTTCCGGTAGCGAGGGCCACAAAGGCATCGTGGCCTTGTTTCAGGTGAAATGATTCTTCATAGCAAATCCGTTCAAGTGCACGACAATAGGGACCATACGAACCCTTCGAATTGATCACTTGATTTACGATTGCAGCCGCGTCAATGAGAAATCCGATTACCGTGACATCCGCCCAGGTTTCAGCCGGATAATTAAATACATTAGAATATTTCGATTTCCCGGTAAGAAGATCATTGATCATTTCTTCGCGGGGCTTACCTAAAGTTTCTGCAGCGCTATAAAGCAACTGGCCGTGTCCGATTTCATCCTGAACTTTGGCCATAATAGAAAGCTTTCGTCTGAAGCCGGGGGCACGGGTGATCCAGGTACCTTCGGGCAAGGAGCCGATGATCTCTGAATGTGCATGCTGCTCTATCATCCGAATCAGTTGTTTTCGGTATTGAGCCGGCATCCAGTCTCTCGGTTCGATCTTTTCATCAGCATCAATTTTCGCCTCAAAAGCATCAAGCAGTTTAGGATCTTCTTCCTCAACCGGTTGTACTTTTAGTTTTTCTTTATCATCCTGGAAAATATAGCCTCCTCCGTACATAATTGTTAGTTTTTTAGGTGAAAAATTTAATTTGTATCTTAAATTTAATACAAATCTTATTATTTTAATTTTTCGGTTTAAGAATTCCTTTCATCAGTAAATCCGCCAGATTTTCTCCTATCTCAGCAGGCGATAAATTTCCCTCCGGAGTATACCATTCGTATGTCCAGTTGAGCGCGGCTAAAAATGTTCTTGTGGTAAAAGAGAGATTTGTTGCAGAAAATACTTCTGTTGATATTCCTTTGTTTATTATTTGTTTAAAATGATCTTCATACTGTTCGCGCATTGCTTTGAAATGCGATAAATCTGGCTCCTCAAGAAATTTCCAGTCATGGAAAAAAACAGAGGCGGCATTAACGTTTTTTGTAATAACCCGAATATGTGCTTTAATTGATTCCCGGAGTTGTGTTTCAGGGGCCAGGTATTGGCCGCCAATTTGGTGAATCTCTGCAAAGAATTCATCCGCCATCCTGAAGCAGATGCTACGGAGAATTTCCTGTTTGTTTTTAATGTGGCTATAAATGCTGGCAGCTTCAATCCCTATTTCGTTCGCCAAGTGGCGCATAGAGGTAGCAGAATAGCCTTTTTCGCGAAAAAGATTCTCTGCGATCGTGTAGATCTGGGTTTTACGGGGTGCCATTATTTCAGCCATACCTAACGACCGTTAGCAAATATTTAGCCTTTTTCTGTAAATTAAAATTAGGGACAATTGGAGCAAAACAGAGCCTTTTAGGTGCCTACGGCACGATCGTCACCATACCGTTAATCACCCACTTTTTCTCATCGGCTCCCTGTGCATCTATAATATAGACGTAGGCATCAGGCAGAATGGATCCTTTGAATTTACCATCCCACTGGTCTTCCAATGAATTGGATTCAAAAACCAGCATTCCCCACCTGTCGAAAATCTTAATATTATATTCTAGTATATAAGTGCCCTTTACATGGAAGTGATCATTATGATCATCATCATTGGGTGAGAAGGCATTGGGGGCAAATATCGTAGAACGAATGGGGGCGCAGGCTTCATTCGATGTGCTTGTAATATTTATATTCTGATTTGGATGGTCTACAGTTCCATCTCTGTGGGCAACAACCCGGTAGCAATAAGATGGACGATTGTTGATACTGCTGATGCCGTCAGTAAAGATACTATCATCTCCATCCACCTTTGCCAGTTGAGTAAAGCTGCCATCCTCTTCCTTAATCTCAATATCGTAATATTTTACTCCTTCAGCCCATTCCTGATAAGGGGTCCACCTAAGCCGCGGTTTTGACTCGAAGTTGGTGTCAACTTTCAGCAGGATAGTTTTGCCAATATTGCTAAAGTCACTAAGATCACCACAACTATCCAGGTATTGGACGCGGTACCAATAGGAATTGGCATTGACATCTACATCAGTGTCAGTAAATATCTGAATATCCGGGGGCAGGGGAGCCGTAATGTCATTGTAATTGATACCTTCTGCAGAGCGCTGTATTATGACCTCACGTAACGGTTCAGCTGCTGGTATTTTCCATGATACCTGCACATGTTTATTCTGCACTACAGTTGCCGAAACCACTTCCGGATCAGGAAGATCAGGAATATATACCGGCTCGGTTCCGCTGGTATCGCTAAGGGAAATTTGGCGACCACCACCTTTTTCAACTGCTTTTATTTTATAAAAATGCTCAGCATAGCAAATAATATTGCTATCAATAAATAAATTGACATTGCCAGGGACGGCAGCGAGGCTATCGAACCTGCCGGGGGCGTTGAGGTTTTCGCGCAGCACTACATAATGTGCTACACTGTCCCATCCGGTGTAATGATTCCAGGAGAGAACAGACTGTCGAATGCCTGGTCTGGCGGTGAGTTCCACCGTGCAATGCGTTTCCAGGCTTGCTGGTGGGGCCTCCAAATCGCAGGCGTTTACAGCGTTTACTTTAAAGCAATAGGAATTATCTAATGGACTAAGATTTGAAATCTGAATTGAGGTATCATTTATATTAAATATAGAATCATAAATAATAAAATTTCCATTACCATTGGCCATATAAATAACATATTTAACAAAATCATTTTTTTTGAATTTTGAAAAATCCAGTTGTATTGTGAAATTATTTAAAACTGTAGCGCGAAATACGTCAGGAGCCGGAGGTGGCACCGTATCACCAATTAAAATGTGGTTATTCTTGATGCTTGTATCTGTGCAGCCTAAAGCGTCAATAACCACTAGTTTTACATCCAGAGGCCCTGAATTACCAAATCTTTGGACCGGATTTTCTGCTGAAGAGCTGTCCCCGTTTCCAAAGGACCATTTGTATTGAGTGATAATAGTATCAGCGATGCTATTATTAATAAACTTAACATCAGCATTCACGCAATAAGTATTGTCTTCTGTAATGAAATTTGCGCCCACACCACCAATTTTAATTCGTTGAACTACAGTATCGCTGCACCCATGATTATTGGTAGAAATAAGTGTAACGTCATAATATCCTAAGGAATCATAAATGTAGGCAGGAGCCGCTTGTGAGGAGGAATCGCCATTTCCGAATTCCCATTTCCAGGAAGTAATGCTGTCCGCATTTGCAATGGACTCATCGGTAAAATATGTAGGATATCCAAAACACGCACCCGATACGCTAAACGCGGCTTCCGGATGTTCAAAAACGTGCACTGAATCAATAGGGGGCAATACGTAAGTGCAGCCAAAACTGTCGCTCAGTATCAGCAAAGGAATAAATGTACGGGCATCATTATAAGTATGTTGAATGGTGTCGCCTATTCTGATGGAGCCATCACCCAGGTCCCAGGTAACCGTTCTGGCGTTTTGTGTTTCGGCTGAAAACTCTACAGTTAAAGGAACACAGCCTTCCAGTGTATCGAAGGAATAGCTCCCCTCTGGTCCGGCCAGGGAAATATAATCGGTCTTTATAAGTGAATCTTTGCACCCGATTGAATCGGTAATCTCCAGTTTTACAGAAAACCGTCCAGGAATTAAATATATTTTTCTTGGATTTTTCCGGGTGGAATGTGTGCCATCGCCAAAATCCCACTCGTATTTTGTGATAGGCGCATATCCCTCAGTAGAGGTGTTAAAAAATGTAGCCTGTAGTGGCGGGCAGCTTTTGCTTAAAGGTGAAGCTCCGAAATTTGCTTTCAATGGTTTTAATGTACCTTCTATTTGTTTTGTAACAGAATCTATGCACCCAAAACTATCTGTAACGATCAATGTGATCTGGCGCGTTCCTGAAACATTAAAATTAAGAACAGGTGCAGTATCAGTAGATGTTTGCCCACTTCCAAGCCGCCATAAATATTGAAAGGGTCCTAAGCCGTTGGTATCTGAAGAGGCAGGATTGAGGACCATATCCAGAGTAGAACAGTTTGGCTCAGGAAGCGGAGTGATCGAAGGTTCTGGCTTCAGGGGGCGAATAATTTGCCGGGCCGTATCGCTGCATCCCTGGCTATCAACTACAATAAGAGAAATAGTAAACCCATCCCTTTGGTTTTTCGGGGCTGTTATATATTCATATTGAAATACCGGGGAAGTTAAGTTTTGGGAATTCCCGTTTCCTAAATTTAAGAAACGGCTGACAATGGGTGCAGTAGAAGTAGAAGAATCAGAAATTGATACTAGCAGCGGAGTGCAACCTATCTTGGGCGAAGTGCTGAATTTTGCATCAGGACCTTTGATGGAAATGTAGTGGGTTTTAGTTATTTTTTCTACGCAACTGTCTTCAGTAATTATACTCATGGTGACAGTATAATTTCCGGGATTTTCATAAATATGAGTTGGGGATTCCGCAGAATCTATTGTCCCATCTCCAAAGTCCCACACAAAAGATACAGCAGATTGACTGCTGATGCCTGTAAAACTCACATGTAATGGTGCACAACCTGTTTGCTTGTCAGCTTCAAAATCCAGGGAGACAGGAGGATCAATTGTAATGGGTCTGAATGCGGTGTCAGAGCAATTATAGGCGGAGTTATAAGCAATCTGTTGTGCTTCATACGTTCCGGGGCCGGGATACTGGTGGGATGGGTTGCTTTGGGTCGAACTATCACCATCGCCAAAAATCCAATAATATGAAGTAGCACCCACTGAAGCATCTATAAATTCGATGGAGTCAGCATGGCAAATATTTCTTTTTATCGAAAAACGAGCATACGGTGGGTATATTTCTATATAATCAATCTTCTCGGCTGTATCCGGGCATCCATTGCTCCAGGCAACTAAGGTAACTGTATAAAATCCTGAATCTATATCATAATCATAGCCAGGATCAGTATCCCACGAGGTGCCTCCTTCTCCAAAATCCCAATAAAAGGTATCAGCCAGAACGGTAGCATTTATATTCGTTAAGTTGGTGAATTCAACTTTCATATCTTCGATACATCCGGCACGCTTATCAACCGTAAAGTCTGCTGAAGGCTTATCACCAACTGTTACGGATGAATAAAAAGCAGAATCAACACAGCCATCAGCCGTTGTAATTGTAAGCTTAACAGGAAAATCTCCCACATTTGAATAAATTGTTGTCGGGTTTTTCTGAGTTGAAGTTGCGCCATCTCCAAAATCCCATTCATGCGATATAATGGCATCCGCAGTCACTGAGTTATCTGTAAATACTACATTCAGTGGCACGCAACCATTACCAGGTGATACATTAAATTTAGCAACAGGCGGTAATACTTTTATATAGTCGTGTTTTATCAATGTGTCAGTGCAGCCATTGCTTCCGGTCACAATTAGCTTGATGTTATAGCTTCCCGTGCTATCGAAAATATGTTGAGGATTTTTTTGATGTGAGGTATCACCATCTCCAAAATCCCAGAGGTATGATGTTCCATTGGTGGGGCTTCCAGTAAAAGTTGTTGTCAATGGCGGCCTGCACCCTGCGGTATCATTGGCGGAAAAATTAACGGCCGGAGAAGACAAGACGTTGATAATGTTGCTTTTAACAATTGAATCCATACAGCCGGTAGCATTTGTTACTCTTAATTTAACAGAATATGAACCAGAGGCTGTATAGGTATGTGTTGGGTTTTTGGCAGTTGAAGTGTCACC includes:
- the paaC gene encoding 1,2-phenylacetyl-CoA epoxidase subunit PaaC encodes the protein MDDPKKTQALKELLYKMADDQLIIGHRNSEWTGLGPVLEEDIAFSSIAQDKIGHARNIYTILHQLGEAEPDEIAFHRTEKDFRCCHLVEMPIGEYDFSLIRHFLFDHSELIRFSMLAGSSFQPLADLAIKYRGEIKYHVFHANTWVQQLAKANEESRGRLQSALNDAFPLALGIFEQSEYEDIIISEGIFEGEEALKASWLKTITSALKSANLEIPKGDFTEPSIGGRNAYHTEYLKPMLTEMTEVYQLDPQAEW
- a CDS encoding 1,2-phenylacetyl-CoA epoxidase subunit B, which codes for MKEISFDPRVNRLNLPESEVSLSPMDNWQTYEVFHQKKRGEQHKHSGILHAPNGEMALVLAKEQFGRRGQTSNIWVVKSTDIFATSYDDTDMFSTTPEKVHREPGEYKVREKIAEYKKKKLNG
- the paaA gene encoding 1,2-phenylacetyl-CoA epoxidase subunit PaaA, translated to MYGGGYIFQDDKEKLKVQPVEEEDPKLLDAFEAKIDADEKIEPRDWMPAQYRKQLIRMIEQHAHSEIIGSLPEGTWITRAPGFRRKLSIMAKVQDEIGHGQLLYSAAETLGKPREEMINDLLTGKSKYSNVFNYPAETWADVTVIGFLIDAAAIVNQVINSKGSYGPYCRALERICYEESFHLKQGHDAFVALATGTENQRQMLQDALNRWWKPIMHFFGPPDKMSVHTEKLMRWKVKMATNDDMRQQFLNTYVPRVWELGLTLPDQNLKKNPDSGEWEFSDPDWDEFYEVIKGNGPCNHERLAVRSWAEEHGRWVRKALLDPQEKYVVPFA
- a CDS encoding TetR/AcrR family transcriptional regulator gives rise to the protein MAEIMAPRKTQIYTIAENLFREKGYSATSMRHLANEIGIEAASIYSHIKNKQEILRSICFRMADEFFAEIHQIGGQYLAPETQLRESIKAHIRVITKNVNAASVFFHDWKFLEEPDLSHFKAMREQYEDHFKQIINKGISTEVFSATNLSFTTRTFLAALNWTYEWYTPEGNLSPAEIGENLADLLMKGILKPKN
- a CDS encoding PKD domain-containing protein; this translates as MTLRREGMDSKWRVLIVWIGLLLHLTVEAQITADFSVSNTQGCSPLTVNFTNLSTGPVTSHQWWFGNGNQSSQSDPSAIYYSPGVYDVKLVVSNGLVTDTFEMKNAITVFAPPSASITASPTSGCVPLPVNFTSSSTPGSAPISATIFDFGDGTVDTSSSSSHHYRTPGSYSVILIVTDTNGCNHTITEDSLIYIKPLPKVRFTAQNSTGCSPPLQVNFSNNTTGSGNVSFKWFFGDGDSSTAKNPTHSYTSDGSFNVSLIATDTAGCSDTLTKNALVTIEKEEAKFSYTPSNGCKPLIVNFTNTSSPGDPGSHYFWDFGDGDTSTAKNPTHTYTASGSYSVKLRVTNATGCMDSIVKSNIINVLSSPAVNFSANDTAGCRPPLTTTFTGSPTNGTSYLWDFGDGDTSHQKNPQHIFDSTGSYNIKLIVTGSNGCTDTLIKHDYIKVLPPVAKFNVSPGNGCVPLNVVFTDNSVTADAIISHEWDFGDGATSTQKNPTTIYSNVGDFPVKLTITTADGCVDSAFYSSVTVGDKPSADFTVDKRAGCIEDMKVEFTNLTNINATVLADTFYWDFGEGGTSWDTDPGYDYDIDSGFYTVTLVAWSNGCPDTAEKIDYIEIYPPYARFSIKRNICHADSIEFIDASVGATSYYWIFGDGDSSTQSNPSHQYPGPGTYEAQQIAYNSAYNCSDTAFRPITIDPPVSLDFEADKQTGCAPLHVSFTGISSQSAVSFVWDFGDGTIDSAESPTHIYENPGNYTVTMSIITEDSCVEKITKTHYISIKGPDAKFSTSPKIGCTPLLVSISDSSTSTAPIVSRFLNLGNGNSQNLTSPVFQYEYITAPKNQRDGFTISLIVVDSQGCSDTARQIIRPLKPEPSITPLPEPNCSTLDMVLNPASSDTNGLGPFQYLWRLGSGQTSTDTAPVLNFNVSGTRQITLIVTDSFGCIDSVTKQIEGTLKPLKANFGASPLSKSCPPLQATFFNTSTEGYAPITKYEWDFGDGTHSTRKNPRKIYLIPGRFSVKLEITDSIGCKDSLIKTDYISLAGPEGSYSFDTLEGCVPLTVEFSAETQNARTVTWDLGDGSIRIGDTIQHTYNDARTFIPLLILSDSFGCTYVLPPIDSVHVFEHPEAAFSVSGACFGYPTYFTDESIANADSITSWKWEFGNGDSSSQAAPAYIYDSLGYYDVTLISTNNHGCSDTVVQRIKIGGVGANFITEDNTYCVNADVKFINNSIADTIITQYKWSFGNGDSSSAENPVQRFGNSGPLDVKLVVIDALGCTDTSIKNNHILIGDTVPPPAPDVFRATVLNNFTIQLDFSKFKKNDFVKYVIYMANGNGNFIIYDSIFNINDTSIQISNLSPLDNSYCFKVNAVNACDLEAPPASLETHCTVELTARPGIRQSVLSWNHYTGWDSVAHYVVLRENLNAPGRFDSLAAVPGNVNLFIDSNIICYAEHFYKIKAVEKGGGRQISLSDTSGTEPVYIPDLPDPEVVSATVVQNKHVQVSWKIPAAEPLREVIIQRSAEGINYNDITAPLPPDIQIFTDTDVDVNANSYWYRVQYLDSCGDLSDFSNIGKTILLKVDTNFESKPRLRWTPYQEWAEGVKYYDIEIKEEDGSFTQLAKVDGDDSIFTDGISSINNRPSYCYRVVAHRDGTVDHPNQNINITSTSNEACAPIRSTIFAPNAFSPNDDDHNDHFHVKGTYILEYNIKIFDRWGMLVFESNSLEDQWDGKFKGSILPDAYVYIIDAQGADEKKWVINGMVTIVP